In one Flavobacteriales bacterium genomic region, the following are encoded:
- a CDS encoding transcriptional regulator — translation MNAMSIREAKDRFIEAWGAFGSAWGINRSMAQVHALLLISHEPLSTEDVMEQLNISRGNANMNLRALIDWSLVRRVLKPGERREYFEAEKDVWKVATHITRERKKRELEPLIRLLDELEDIPGGTPEAKSFRQMTHDLHDLTKRLDTLLEHSTRRDVQWFVKAATTLLK, via the coding sequence ATGAACGCGATGAGCATCCGGGAAGCGAAGGACCGGTTCATCGAGGCCTGGGGGGCCTTCGGAAGCGCTTGGGGCATCAACCGGAGCATGGCGCAGGTGCATGCGCTGCTGCTCATCAGCCACGAGCCATTGAGCACCGAGGACGTGATGGAGCAGCTCAACATCAGCCGCGGCAACGCCAACATGAACCTGCGGGCGCTGATCGATTGGAGCCTGGTGCGCCGGGTGCTCAAGCCAGGCGAGCGCCGGGAGTACTTCGAGGCCGAGAAGGACGTCTGGAAGGTGGCCACGCACATCACCCGCGAGCGCAAGAAGCGGGAGCTGGAACCGCTCATCCGCCTGCTCGATGAACTCGAGGACATCCCCGGCGGAACGCCCGAGGCGAAGAGCTTCCGCCAGATGACCCACGACCTGCACGACCTCACCAAGCGCCTCGACACCCTGCTGGAGCACAGTACCCGCCGC